TCCGGCTTAGGCTCTGGCTTCGGTTCCGGCTTAGGCTCGGGCTTAGGTTCCGGCTTCGGTTCCGGCTTGGGCTCGGGCTTAGGTTCCGGCTTGGGCTCGGGCTTAGGTTCCGGCTTGGGCTCAGGCTTCGGTTCCGGCTTGGGCTCGGGCTTCGGTTCCGGCTTGGGCTCGGGCTTCGATTCCGGCTTAGATTCAGCTGCTGCAGGAGCATCACCGCCACCCTTGAGTTCTGCTACAGCGGAATCAATCATTTCACCAATGATTCCACATTCCTGACGCAGCAGATCGAGCATAAGCTCAAAGTCCATGTCGGAAGAACGGGCCTGATCAACCAGTCCGGCTGTACGCTCGGAATACTCTCTCAGGTCGTCAAAACCCATGTAACCACCTGAATTCTGGATGGAAACAAGGCTTCTGTACAGTCCGTCAATATAATCTTTCTGCCCGGAATCCTCTGCAAGGGTTGTCAGGGCCAGATCAATATTGTCCAGTTGCTGACGGACAGTCTGCTCGAAAATTGCGACATCCTCAGGATCCAGACCGTCATCAGCCTGTTCCAGTTCGACTTCCGGCTCAGCCTCTTCTTCAGCTGCAGGCTCCTCTTCAGGAACAGCTGCAGCCACAACCTCGCCTTTTTCCACTGCTTCCTGCAGGGGACTGACAAGCTGATCGATATCAAGAGGCTGCACTTCGCCCGTTGCCGGAGCAACATGGGCAATGAGCGATTCAATGCCGTCGACCACTGCCAGCAACAGGTCGATCATGGAACGGCTTGCCGCCACTTCACCTTTGCGGACCTTGTTCAGCAGGGTTTCAGCTTCGTGGGTCAGTGAATTCAGCTCACGAAAACCGATAATTCCGCTGTTACCCTTAAGGTTATGAAAATATCTGAATATGTCGTTAATGAGATCGTCATTGCCTTCAGGGTCCTGCTCAAGCTCAAGCAGACCGTTGGTCAAATTCTCGATGATTTCATGGGCTTCTTCGAGAAAATCAGCCAGATGCCCTTCACCTACAGTGGTTAGCTTGTAGGATTCAGCTTCCTCATTAACGATGGCTACAAACTGAAAAGCCTGTTTACGTCCTGCTTCGGCCATATTGGACTCCTGCACCATTTGGGTCTGCGACGAATCTGCTTCTGCTTCAACATATTCTTCAACCGGTTCCGGCTCGACTTCTTCCAGCACGGGTTCGGATTCTTGTTCTGGTTCGGGATCAGGCTCAAGCTCGGGTTCAGGCTCCGAAGCCACTTCTTCCTGAACCACAGGGGCAGGTGTTTCACCGGCCATGATCGCATCAATCCTATCAATGGTGATAGAAGTATCAACTTCACCTTCATTGCCAAGCTCGTCCAGATTATCAATCAACTGACGCAGCAAGTCAGTGGCGGCAAGAATTACATCCATAATTTCGGATGTAACTGCAATCTCACCCTTGCGGAGCTCATCAAGAATATTTTCCGCCCTGTGGGCCAGTCCGTTGATAATATTCAACCCAAGAAAACCCGAAGCACCCTTGAGCGAATGCATCGGTCTGAATATTTCATTCAGAAGGTCAAGATTCTCGGGATTATTCTCAAGCTCAAGCAGGTTGGGCTCAATGG
This genomic interval from Desulfovibrio sp. JC010 contains the following:
- a CDS encoding chemotaxis protein CheA; translation: MSQDFMDPEIFADFIIEAKEHLETIEPNLLELENNPENLDLLNEIFRPMHSLKGASGFLGLNIINGLAHRAENILDELRKGEIAVTSEIMDVILAATDLLRQLIDNLDELGNEGEVDTSITIDRIDAIMAGETPAPVVQEEVASEPEPELEPDPEPEQESEPVLEEVEPEPVEEYVEAEADSSQTQMVQESNMAEAGRKQAFQFVAIVNEEAESYKLTTVGEGHLADFLEEAHEIIENLTNGLLELEQDPEGNDDLINDIFRYFHNLKGNSGIIGFRELNSLTHEAETLLNKVRKGEVAASRSMIDLLLAVVDGIESLIAHVAPATGEVQPLDIDQLVSPLQEAVEKGEVVAAAVPEEEPAAEEEAEPEVELEQADDGLDPEDVAIFEQTVRQQLDNIDLALTTLAEDSGQKDYIDGLYRSLVSIQNSGGYMGFDDLREYSERTAGLVDQARSSDMDFELMLDLLRQECGIIGEMIDSAVAELKGGGDAPAAAESKPESKPEPKPEPKPEPKPEPKPEPKPEPKPEPKPEPKPEPKPEPKPEPKPEPKPEPKPEPKPEPKPAAKPAAKPAAKPAAKPAAKPAAKSAAKPAAGAPAKGKPKAMSTIRVDHQKLDHLMNLIGELIISRGRYTMLARGLEEGHLEVPVVAQQLTETTYALSRISDDLQDTIMKVRMVAVQTVFSRFPRLVRDLSRKSGKRVELITEGEETELDKSVVEEIGDPLVHLIRNSVDHGLEPEEERIANGKTPQGHVWLRAYHKGNSVAIEVEDDGRGIDPEKMRNVAIKKGVISPEEARNLDDREAIELIFAPGFSSAEKVTDISGRGVGMDVVRNNIKDLKGSVHISSEVGKGSKFTLTLPLTLAIIDALMVQINGANYAIPLDAVSETTKIEAERLTEVNNRKAVTLRGEVLGIAELAELLEQEVSDPDREVLPVVIVHDNDRRLGLVVDRLLERQEIVIKPLGNYLNGFDLKGVSGATIMGDGSVVLILDPHEIYSMATVKGGTIQ